In Prosthecochloris sp. GSB1, the following proteins share a genomic window:
- the mutL gene encoding DNA mismatch repair endonuclease MutL has translation MSRINRLPDNVANKISAGEVVQRPASVVKELLENAIDAGATKITVIVKDAGKELVQVIDDGGGMDEQDALKCVERFATSKISSAEELDTLGTLGFRGEALASISSVSHFELRTRRKDDRVGLNLRYEGGVLTERNDAAAEEGTSVSVRNLFYNVPARRKFLKTNATEFRHIFEAVKAQVLAYPEIRWQMLNDGEELFNFRSSDIYERLNFFWGEEFAEGLIEVHEENDFLSLHGYVGKPGMLKRQKNEQLLYINRRVVQNRMLSQALQQAYGELLVERQAPFALLFLGMDAGQVDVNVHPSKLEVKFEDERSIRSMFYSVVKRAVRVQDFSPDIRESPACAGFSGDYPEKLRNRDAKLTFQELPSRASTTDELYSNYRSGQAAGNPFSGTLVSEQGEILPRRPDLFSSPSYATGSAREVSGFVEEGAGPDAPDAKIWQLHNKYIICQIKTGLMIIDQHVAHERVLYERAVEIMDNNVPNSQQLLFPQKVELKPWEFEVFEEIADDLSRLGFNLRVFGARTVVIEGVPQDVRNGSEAYILSDMIEEYNRNAEKLKLEKRENLAKSYSCRNAIMTGQKLAPEEMRSLIDRLFATSMPYVCPHGRPVIVRMSLDQLDRMFGRK, from the coding sequence ATGTCAAGAATAAACAGGCTGCCCGACAACGTTGCCAACAAGATATCCGCAGGCGAGGTCGTGCAGCGTCCCGCGTCGGTGGTCAAGGAACTGCTTGAAAATGCGATCGACGCCGGCGCCACGAAGATAACGGTTATCGTGAAGGACGCGGGAAAAGAACTCGTTCAGGTTATCGACGACGGCGGCGGCATGGACGAGCAGGACGCGCTCAAATGCGTCGAACGGTTCGCGACCAGCAAGATATCTTCCGCAGAAGAACTCGATACCCTCGGGACTCTCGGTTTCCGTGGCGAGGCGCTTGCAAGTATTTCTTCGGTTTCCCATTTCGAACTCAGAACCCGCAGGAAGGATGATCGTGTCGGTCTCAACCTGCGCTACGAGGGCGGCGTGCTGACTGAGCGAAACGATGCGGCCGCGGAGGAAGGGACCTCCGTCAGCGTCAGGAATCTTTTCTACAACGTACCCGCGCGCCGGAAGTTTCTGAAGACAAACGCGACGGAGTTCCGTCATATTTTCGAGGCGGTCAAGGCCCAGGTGCTGGCCTATCCGGAAATCAGGTGGCAGATGCTCAACGACGGCGAGGAACTGTTCAATTTCAGAAGTTCGGATATCTACGAACGCTTGAACTTTTTCTGGGGAGAGGAGTTTGCCGAGGGACTCATAGAAGTCCATGAAGAAAACGATTTTCTTTCGCTTCACGGTTACGTGGGCAAGCCGGGGATGCTGAAACGCCAGAAGAACGAACAACTGCTCTATATCAATCGTCGCGTGGTTCAGAACAGAATGCTTTCCCAGGCGCTCCAGCAAGCATACGGTGAACTGCTTGTCGAACGGCAGGCTCCGTTCGCTCTTCTTTTCCTTGGAATGGACGCCGGACAGGTTGACGTCAACGTCCATCCTTCCAAGCTCGAAGTGAAGTTCGAGGACGAGCGAAGTATCCGCAGCATGTTCTATTCGGTTGTCAAGCGCGCCGTCAGGGTTCAGGATTTTTCGCCGGATATCAGGGAAAGCCCGGCTTGCGCCGGTTTTTCCGGCGATTATCCCGAAAAGCTGCGGAACAGGGATGCGAAGCTGACGTTTCAGGAATTGCCTTCGCGCGCATCGACGACTGACGAACTCTATTCGAACTACCGTTCGGGACAGGCCGCCGGGAATCCCTTCAGCGGAACGCTTGTATCGGAGCAGGGTGAAATCCTGCCGAGAAGACCTGATCTGTTTTCTTCGCCTTCTTACGCGACTGGTTCCGCCAGGGAGGTTTCCGGTTTCGTGGAGGAGGGCGCCGGTCCCGATGCTCCGGACGCCAAGATCTGGCAGTTGCATAACAAGTACATCATCTGCCAGATAAAGACCGGGTTGATGATTATCGATCAGCACGTCGCGCATGAACGGGTGCTTTACGAACGAGCGGTCGAGATTATGGACAACAACGTCCCCAACTCCCAGCAACTGCTGTTTCCGCAGAAAGTGGAGCTCAAACCCTGGGAGTTCGAGGTTTTCGAGGAAATCGCCGACGATCTTTCGCGGCTCGGCTTCAATCTGAGGGTATTCGGAGCCAGAACCGTGGTCATCGAGGGGGTTCCTCAGGATGTCCGTAACGGTTCCGAGGCCTATATCCTGTCGGACATGATAGAGGAGTACAATCGTAATGCCGAAAAACTCAAGCTCGAAAAGAGAGAGAATCTGGCAAAGTCATATTCCTGCCGCAACGCCATCATGACGGGTCAGAAACTCGCTCCGGAGGAGATGCGTTCGCTGATTGACAGGTTGTTCGCGACCAGCATGCCCTATGTCTGCCCGCACGGCCGGCCGGTGATCGTCAGAATGTCGCTCGACCAGCTCGACAGAATGTTCGGCAGGAAATAG
- a CDS encoding competence/damage-inducible protein A → MRAEIVSIGDELLTGQKINTNAAFLCSELGAAGIGVQRVVACADREDAIAGQLAESLGRCELVVATGGLGPTRDDMTRTSVSELLGRDLVFDREVYDATLQRYARRGKPPASNLRDNAMVIRGSVVIPNVVGMAPGMIISCPEPFGGRYLVVMPGVPSEMKAMMHNTVLPYFAEKSGAVIVHTHIRTTGIGESSLAAIVGDIEDRLPDGTALAYLPHEAGVHLRVSSSGRNRSAVERDNRDIAAAVASVAEEYVYAMEDVSLEEVVGRQLLSRGLTISTAESCTGGLVSSRLTDVAGSSGYFGEGYVVYSNRSKVENLGVNPRIIEDFGAVSEETAGEMARGCLLKSGADIAVSTTGIAGPAGGSAAKPAGLVCLGLARKDANGTVSVRTVTFRTLGDRLRNKLRFSEAALRMVWRELSITRPISS, encoded by the coding sequence ATGCGGGCTGAGATCGTTTCCATAGGCGATGAGCTGCTTACCGGCCAGAAAATCAATACGAACGCCGCTTTTCTCTGCTCGGAACTCGGCGCGGCGGGTATAGGCGTGCAACGGGTCGTCGCCTGCGCCGACCGGGAGGACGCGATCGCCGGCCAGCTCGCTGAATCCCTCGGACGCTGCGAACTGGTGGTTGCCACGGGGGGGCTGGGTCCGACGAGAGACGACATGACGAGGACCTCGGTCAGCGAACTGCTTGGGAGGGACCTCGTTTTCGACCGGGAAGTGTACGATGCGACGCTTCAGCGCTACGCGCGGCGGGGAAAACCGCCGGCGTCGAATCTTCGTGACAATGCCATGGTCATACGCGGGTCGGTCGTGATCCCGAATGTGGTGGGTATGGCTCCGGGCATGATCATATCCTGTCCGGAACCGTTCGGAGGACGCTATCTTGTGGTGATGCCGGGGGTTCCTTCCGAAATGAAGGCTATGATGCACAATACGGTGCTGCCGTATTTCGCTGAGAAATCCGGCGCCGTGATCGTGCACACGCATATCAGAACGACCGGTATCGGCGAGAGTTCTCTGGCCGCCATCGTCGGTGACATAGAAGACCGCCTGCCTGACGGAACCGCTCTCGCCTACCTTCCGCACGAGGCGGGAGTGCACCTGCGGGTCAGTTCCTCTGGTCGCAACAGGAGCGCTGTGGAGCGCGATAATCGAGACATTGCCGCGGCTGTCGCATCCGTCGCGGAGGAATATGTCTACGCGATGGAGGATGTTTCGCTCGAAGAGGTTGTCGGGCGCCAGTTGCTCTCCCGCGGGCTCACGATTTCGACGGCGGAATCCTGCACAGGGGGGCTTGTTTCGAGCCGGTTGACCGATGTTGCCGGATCGTCGGGATATTTCGGTGAGGGCTATGTGGTCTACAGTAACCGCTCGAAGGTCGAGAATCTGGGGGTCAACCCGAGGATAATAGAAGACTTCGGCGCGGTTAGCGAGGAAACCGCCGGAGAAATGGCTCGCGGATGTCTCCTGAAAAGCGGCGCGGATATCGCCGTTTCTACCACCGGCATCGCCGGACCCGCGGGCGGGAGCGCCGCGAAGCCCGCGGGCTTGGTTTGTCTCGGTCTCGCCAGAAAGGACGCGAACGGGACGGTGTCGGTCCGAACGGTTACGTTCCGTACCCTGGGCGACCGGCTGCGCAACAAACTTCGTTTCAGCGAGGCCGCCCTGAGGATGGTGTGGCGGGAGCTTTCAATTACGCGGCCGATATCTTCATGA
- a CDS encoding c-type cytochrome: MKRLSGTLTCTLLACSAIVAGSAASQAAPSAALDGKTIYTANCSVCHSMQPPAKTAPPILGLSSRYRTVYGNKADAVKAMVSFMKKPDATKSVLGQQAVNRFGLMPAMTIPDDQLETVSGWLWDQYDPNFDTRGNCR; this comes from the coding sequence ATGAAACGCTTATCGGGAACGCTGACATGCACACTGCTCGCATGCTCGGCCATCGTCGCAGGCTCCGCTGCAAGCCAGGCGGCACCCTCGGCCGCTCTCGACGGAAAAACGATTTATACCGCGAACTGTTCAGTCTGCCACAGCATGCAGCCTCCGGCAAAAACAGCTCCACCCATCCTCGGCCTGTCGAGCCGCTACAGAACGGTATACGGTAACAAGGCGGATGCCGTCAAGGCTATGGTCTCGTTCATGAAAAAACCCGACGCGACGAAATCGGTCCTCGGACAGCAAGCCGTGAACCGTTTCGGCCTGATGCCGGCTATGACCATTCCGGACGACCAGCTCGAGACCGTCTCCGGATGGCTATGGGACCAGTACGATCCGAATTTCGACACGAGAGGAAACTGCAGGTAA
- the mtgA gene encoding monofunctional biosynthetic peptidoglycan transglycosylase: MRILLQVLLLFGLLIAVDIGRYFALPDIGALREKNPEKTAYMRYREQQWRDRGVRKEVRNRWVPLSRISRSLQRAVLVSEDRKFWEHEGFDYEAIEEAVQKNVRKKAFAFGASTITQQLARNLYLSPSKSPVRKLKEAILTWRIERALPKERILELYLNVAEWGDGIFGIEEAARHYYRKSASRLSAREAARLAAVLPNPIRFSPTRPSRYIERRADRIYRMAK; encoded by the coding sequence ATGAGGATTCTTCTGCAGGTTCTGCTGCTTTTCGGGCTGTTGATCGCTGTCGATATCGGTCGGTATTTTGCGCTGCCTGATATCGGAGCGCTCAGGGAAAAGAACCCGGAAAAAACGGCCTATATGCGTTACCGGGAGCAGCAGTGGCGCGACCGGGGAGTGCGGAAAGAGGTTCGAAACCGCTGGGTGCCGCTTTCCAGGATCTCACGTTCCCTGCAGAGAGCGGTCCTCGTTTCCGAGGACCGCAAGTTCTGGGAGCATGAGGGGTTCGACTACGAGGCCATCGAGGAGGCGGTGCAGAAAAACGTCAGAAAAAAAGCGTTCGCTTTCGGCGCGAGCACCATTACCCAGCAGCTCGCCAGGAATCTCTATCTTTCACCATCCAAAAGTCCGGTAAGAAAACTGAAGGAGGCGATCCTGACCTGGAGGATCGAAAGAGCGCTTCCGAAGGAAAGAATTCTCGAACTCTATCTCAATGTGGCCGAATGGGGCGACGGGATTTTCGGCATAGAGGAGGCCGCGAGGCACTATTACCGAAAAAGCGCCAGCCGCCTCTCGGCGCGTGAGGCGGCGAGGCTTGCCGCGGTGCTTCCCAACCCTATCAGGTTCAGCCCGACAAGGCCTTCGCGCTATATCGAACGCCGGGCCGACAGGATCTACAGGATGGCGAAATGA